Genomic window (Fictibacillus marinisediminis):
AATGATTGGACTGACAAAGTCCCTTTCCAGGGAAATAGGCCGATTAGGTGTAAGGGTGAATTGTGTCGCTCCGGGATATATCAAAACCGATATGTTAAACGGAATCCCAAAAGACAAATGGGACAAAATACAAAAAGAAATTCCATTGAATCGAATTGGAGAATCTGAAGATGTAGCTCATATGGTTTTGTATCTACTGTCTTCATACTCTTCTTATATAACTGGCCAAGTTATAACTATCGATGGTGGACTAATTTAGAAGGGGTGGTTAGATGTCATACGAAATGAAAAAACATAGAATTTTAGAGTTAATTGCAGAAATGGTAGAAGTTGATGTATCAGAAGTTAAAGAGGATAGTAGTTTTGCAGATTTAGGAATTGATTCTTTAATGGCCCTTGAGCTAGCGGTCTATCTTGAACGTGATTACAACATTTTCATTCAGGAACAGGAACTCATGAGTCTTCGAAAGGTAGAAGACCTCTTGCGCTTTTTAAACACAAATTAATGGATAAAGGATGAACCCATTATGATTAAGTTCCTTAAGCACTACTTTCATGGAGATTATCCTTTTTTTAAAAAGCGATTCCTGTGCATCCTGTTTCATTTCTTCTCAGGAGCTCTCCTTGCCTTTTTGATTCCTTCCGTTAAATTCCTCCGATTCCTCATCGAACACATCTCTCCCTCTTTTTACCGAGGCTTCACCGATGAAGGTGCCGGGATCGGATTTGGAATGAGAGCTCATTTTTTTAAAAAAAGAGGGACCTCCTTTGAAACCAGCATTACATCTCTGACTTCCAGATCGATTTACCAATACTACGTTGGTCTTGGATGGTGGCTTCATTACCGCTATCGCTATAACGTCAGAAAGTACGACGAGTGGATCAGTCAACTCCATTTCAAATATGCACTGATTCTTTTTGATGGAGTGGGTTTTAAGGTCGGTTTATTTACGTTTTATCATAACAAAAACAGCCTTGCGGTATTAGAACACTTTACCGTGCCTCAGCAAAGAGTATGTTATCAGGGCTTTGGGCGCAGCCTCTGGTTTCAAAGCAATTTTAATTGGCAAATGGCTCAAACTGAACTCGATCGATTAGGGAAAGATCATCCGTTCCGAAACGATATTTTAAGCGGCCTCGGTCTTGCTGTTTCTTACAGTAAATTTGATGACTTATCACTAGGGAGTACTATACTTTCCACCCTTTCTTCTGAAGACAAGAGCAGCTTTGCCCAAGGGCTCGCATTTGGCCTAGAAGCACGAAAGAAACAAAACCCAGAACTATGGGAGAACACAATAGGGACTTTGCCAATTGGCCTCAAAGATCAGGTGAACGGTTTAATTCAAATTGTCCATCAAGTAGAAGAAGAACTGGATTTGTATTGCACCGACCGTAACTACTATTTGTTATGGATTGACAAAATCAGAAACACTTTAGAAGGAGATAATAGAATTTGATGATAAAACTATTTGCAAAAAAGGTAGCTTTGTTAGTACTTGTGGGCTTAGTCGTCTTACTGTCTGCATGTCAACAAGATTCGGACGTTGACTATGGTTTTAAGTTCAAGGATATTACTCAATCCACCAATATAAATTTTACGCATCAAAAACCACAATTTGACAAGAAAGTGAGTAATGTTATGCCGTGGCTCGCATCGACTGGAGCTGGTGTGTTTTTAAACGACTACAACAACGACGGGAAAATCGATGTGTATTTGATTAATTCCAAAAAAGAATCAAGTAATAAGTTGTATAAAAATAAGGGGAACAATACGTTTGAGGATGTGACCGATCAGGCAGGGATTGGTGACGTTAATAAAGAGGGGATATCCGAGACAGCCCTTTGGTTTGATTACGATAATGACGGATTCCAAGATCTCTTTGTTGGGGCTTGGGGGAAAAGCCAACTTTTTAAAAATAATGGGGATGGTACTTTCAAAAATGTAACAGAATCCTCGGGGGTCAAAGCAAAAGGATATGCATCGAAAGCTATCGCCATTGATTACAATCGAGATGGGAATTTGGATTTGTATATAGGCAATTACTTTAGGAAAGATGTTAACTTGTGGAATTTGAAAAGCACAAAAATTTTTCATGATGATTTTGAAAAAGCAAGAAATGGAGGGGTGAATTACTTCTTCAAAAATAATGGTGACGGTACGTTTACTGAAATCGGAAAAAAACTCAATCTGGATGATTCCGGATGGACTCTGGCCACTGGAATGGCGGATATTAATAACGATGGTTTTCCTGATATTTATAATGCTAACGATTTTGGAGCAGATTCACTGCTGATTAACAAAGCTGGAAAACGTTTTGAAAACGTCACTCAGCACCGGGGAATTGGTGAGGACACTTATAAAAGTATGAATGTTGATTTTGCGGATGTCTTCCATGATGGGAACTTAGCGAACTATGTGTCGAATATTAGTAAACAAAAGTACTTGTTGGAAGGAAACCAACTCTGGCATATGAACTCCAAAGGGAAGTACATTGATCGAGCAAAAGAACTAGATATATTTCAGTCAGGATGGTCTTGGGGCGCAAGATTCTTTGATGTGAACAACTCAGGAAATATGAGTCTGGTTGTGACCAACGGATTTATCACCGGAAAATCAAAAGAAACCTATTGGTTTGACATGGGGACACTCGCCACAACTCCTGGAAAAATCGTTGAAGATGCCAAGAACTGGCCAGCGATAGGTGACAAAGATATGTCTGGTCATGAACAGAAATCTCTGTTTCTCAATCAAGGAGGTGACACCTTTCCTGATGTCGCTAAAGAGGTGGGGATAACCTTTAAATATGATGGCCGAGGTGTGGCAGTAGGAGATTTTGATAACAACGGAACCCTGGATTTATTTTTTGCGAACCAAGGAGCGAAACCAAAAGTCTATTCGAATATCCAAAAGAAACCAACAAATTGGATTAAAATTGACCTTAAAGGAACCGCTCCGAGTAATAGAGAGGCTATAGGTGCCAGGCTAACTTTCAACAATAATGGCGTTAAAACGGTGGTTGAAAAAGACGGAGGAAACAGTTTCGGGTCCCAAAGCGACCCGCGCATCCATATTGGTTTAGGAAAGAGTGAGACTCTTGATCAATTAGATATTAGATGGCCAAGTGGTAAAAAAGAAGTCTTTAAAAATATTAAATCCAATCAGATTTTATCCATTGTCGAAGGGAAAGGCTCATATAAGGTCATTTCTAAGAAGTAGGGTTAATCAAGAAGAAAGAAGGGGGAGGAAATGATTAATAAGCTGCGTGTTGGAATCATCGGATGTGGAAAAATAACTCAAGTTCGTCATCTCCCAGAATACTTAGAGAGGGAAGAGGTGGAAGTCGTTGGTCTGTGTGATGAGAACCTAGAAAGAGCATCGGCCTTGGCTTCAACCTACAATATTCCTTTTGTTACCAATCAGGCTGATGACATCATTTATCATCCTGACATACAAGCCGTTTCGGTTTGCACCCCGAATAAATTTCATGCAGAACAAAGTATTAAAGCTTTGAAGCAAAACAAACATGTATTGGTGGAAAAACCAGTGGCTACGTCTATCCAAGAATTAAATGAAATGTACGGTGCTGCGCTAGAGAATGATAAATTGTTAATAGTAGGACATAATCAACGATTTGATCCCGTACATTTAAAGGCGAAGAAGATGATCACAGAAGGTTCCATCGGTAATATTTTGCAGTTCACCTCTAATTACCAGCATCCAGGGCCAAAATATTGGAGTTTGGATGGAGATCACAGTTGGTTCTTTAATCAACAATTATCTTCATTTGGTGTAGTAGGAGATTTGGGAATTCATAAGGTAGACTTAATGCAATGGATTCTTGAAGATGTCTTTTCAGAATGGAAGGTGTTTAAAAATGCCGTGTTAGATGATCGGGCTGTTATTTCTTTAAAGACACAAAGCGGGGTGGTGGGTTCCATCAATGTCAGTTGGAACAATCCCCTTCAAGATCATCGGACGGTCATTTATGGTGATAAAGGAATTATGACTTTTGGAGAGGAATTTCATATACTCAAAGTTGAAAAGTTTGACGGAGAAATCATTGAGGTAAAAATAGAGCCGATCCTACGCCGGGATGGAAAACCTTCTTCTTGCGTCATCGATCACTTTTTGGATTGTATTTTATATGGTATTTCACAAGTCGTTAATCCTCGCCATGTTATTAATTCACTTGAAATTATTACAAGCTGATTAAGGAGACTAAAAGTGAAGTTACAATTACCATATGATGAACACATAAAGCTTATCAAAACTGTGCAATCTCATATGAAAGAGGCTTACTGCATTGATATTGGATTGATTGCAACACAAGAACTCATTAACTTAATCTATTCCAATATTGAGCATGCCATCATCAAGCCCTTACGAAAGTCAGATCAAATCTTACATGAGATTAAGAAACTACTATAACTAAAAGCTGCCCCCAAACCTATAATACAGTTGGAGGCAGCTTTTTTCCTATATTGTATCTATTAATATTATATATGTAACCATCTTACAGAGAGAGCTTAATGTTCGATTAAAGTGTCGGCTCGTTCTCTTTTTCAACGCCAGTCAACCGGAGGCTTATCCAATTGCAACGGGATTTTTAGTTCTTTTGCCGCTTCACTCATTAACTCTTTACAGAAGAAATAACTCTTATGGAACACGATTTTATCTTCAGAAACTTCTTGGTAGTTAATATCATGAAGCTCGTACGTATCGTCTTTTTTAGCTAACACGATATTTACTTCTTTTCCCCATAACATTACCCTCTTCCCTAAATGCCCAGGAAGACCAAACTTTAGGGAACCGTTACGAACCTCGTGTTTCGAAAATTCTATGAATCCAGGTGTTACATCAAACTCCACTGTTTCTGTCATCAAATTGAGAAGTCCTTCAACATCAGAGTTGTTGAAATATACGAGGTACTTATCGAGTATCGATTCCGAAGATGACATTGACTCTCTTATTCTTACTTCTTTTTTAACGGGGGTTTTTAATTTCTTTCGTGATCTATGTAATGAGGTATAAATGGCGCTTTCAGACATATTTGTCATACTTGCTACCTCTGTGCCAGTAAATGAAAAGACATCAATCAGTAAGAAAATCGTTGCTTGTTTCGGTGTAAGGTTTAATAACAAAGATTCAAGTGCTTCTCGGATTTCGTATTCAGATAACCTACTCTCATCATAAATTTCGTCATCTGTGGTGATATATTCAACTTCTTTTTTCTGTTTTCTTAAGTGGTCGATCCAATTGTTGGTAGCTATCCGAAAAAGATAGGCTTTAGGATCCATGGCATTCCATATTTGTGTCAAAGAAGTAAAGGCTTTCAATAAGGTCTCTTGAAAGAGGTCTTCTCCTTCCCATGGAGATCCGGTAAGATATTTACAATACCTCCATAAATCGATTTTATACGGTTGAATGGTCGAATCAAATTCCGTATGTATTTTTCGTGTTTGAACGATGATGTCATCGATCGTATTCATCCCCACTTTTAAATCCTCCTTTTTTCTTTCATGAACTTAGTATAAAAGAATCTATTTTACAATTAAAGTAATTCTGAAAAATTAGGATAATACAACCAGAGACGCTAATAAAGTCCCTTTTAGTTAACCTTTATTACTGGAATCAAATTCACATAATCAAGAGACAATCTCTTTGAAGGGGATCGCCTTTACAAAATACGATCGTGTGGATTCAATCGATCTTTATTTTTACACAAATAAAGCAGAGAAATTTTCACTAAAAGTTTCTTATACTGAACAAAAGATTGATTGGAGACATTGGTATGTATCCTAATATAAGTTCCAAGCTTTTATTACTAACTGAAGCTTTACATACCCAATATAAACAATATATGTACGCTCTTTGGATGACATTAACAACAAATGATGATAGTTGGAAAAATAAACTACAAGAAGAAGGACTGAGATACAATCAATTATTACTAAGTGACTCTGTCGTCTCTCTTACTCAAAGTCCAGGAACTTCTGATATGAATTACTCAACCCTCCGCCAAATCTCAGCATTTAAGAATGAGGGATTGGAGGTGTCTTGTGATACTTCCTATCAAGGAGGGTATATGGAGCTATGGAATAAGGTAACCTCTAAAATATTTACATATAAGACCTTTTTTAAAGGGAGAGCGATTGATGAAAATGAAGTATTAACCCACTTACAAACAAGTACCAATAGTAAAGATCGTGAACAACTTTGGATGGGAAAAATGAAGCTTGGTGATGTGATTGAGGGAGACTTGTTAGAGCTCGTCTCCATGAGAAACAAAATAGCTCAAGAGAAGGGGTTTTCTCATTTTTATGAATTAAAGCTTAAAAGTCAAGAACTTGAGCTGGATGATCTCACGAACGTTATTCACAAACTGAGAGAGCATTTAGATGAAGATTTTACTTTAATAAAAAGCCAAATCGATAACGAGTTAAAAGATAAATTTAATCTCCAAAATGATCCTATGCCTTGGCATTACAACCATCCTTTTTTTCAGGAAACTCATGTGAATTTTATGAGTGACAAAAGCCTAACCAAAGCTAAGGTGATAAAAGCTCTGCAGGGTTGGTTTTCTGACAAAGGGCTAGACATACAGGGCATAGTTAACCGCAGTAAAATTTCAAACCATCCCCATAACAGTACAGCAAATTATTGTCTCAATATAGATCGGGAAGAGGATATACGCATTTCAAGCTGCTTTCAACAAAATCAGAAGTCTGTTGCTCTTTTGTTGCATGAATTAGGTCATGCATTGTATGAGTTCAATATATCACCTGATGTCCCCTTTATTTTAAGGAAAACCTCCCAACCCTTTATAAATGAGGCTGTCGCTCTTTATTTTGAGAGGTTAGCCTATAAAAAAAGCTGGTTCACCACCACCATTGGTCAAACTACGTCACTTATTCCTTTTATTCAATCAAAACAGTATTTTATCAATACTTTATTAAAACTATATGAAGCCATTTCAGTTACCACCTTCGAATATGAATTATACGCAAACCCTTCTCAAAATCTGAATAAGCTTTGGTGGGATATTGTTGAAGATACGCAGCGGCTGAAACGACCTGATAATTGGGATCATGCCTACTGGGCAAACAAAACTCAGTTAACGACGTTGCCGGTTCATTCTTCTCATTCTCTTTTTGGAGAAGTTCTTTCATCACAGTTTCATGTTTTGTTACATCGGACGTTTGGTGATTCTACAAATGATGAAAGTTTACGGTATTTAAAAGAAAACATCTTTTCTAAAGGTAATTCTGTGTATTGGAAAAGGTTATTATTTGATGCATTTAAAAGTGATATCATGCCTGAATACTTGATTCATGAAATCCAAAATAACATTAGGGATGAATTGTAACATGCATTCAATCTATGTATCTTACATGGTTGCATTTTATACATTTGTTTAATGCATTAGTACCTATCAATAATTTCTATTTTAAAAAGGATTCAATTACTTTTGTTGTTACTCATACGTAACGGCATTGAGGGGGATATGAAATTAATGAGAATAGTGGTCGATTTAGACGGTACCATTTGCGAATTGAAAAAAACAGGTGAAACATATCAAGACGTTAAGCCAAAAGAAAATGCAATCGAAACACTCCATGCGTTAAAGGATTTAGGGCATGAAATTGTGATATATACTGCTCGAAGGATGAGAACTCATTCCGGAAATGTTGGTAAGGTGACCGCTGATATCGGTGATCTAACCATTGAATGGCTTAAGAACTACAATGTTCCTTACGATGAATTAGTATTTGGGAAACCCTATGGCCACGTTTATATAGATGACCTTGCTCATAGATTTACAAATTGGGAAGATATCCAATATCAGATTCATAAAGGAGTTTATTCATGAACATTGTGATTCCGTTAGCTGGAAACGGAGAACGTTTTAAAAAAGAAGGCTATACCACTCCTAAAATTCTGGTAGACGTCATGGGATTCCCAATGTTTTATTGGGCTCTTCGAAGTATTAAACCTCTCCTCAAGAAATCTTCTCCCATTTTTGTGTGTCTCCGAGAACATTTGAAAACAACCGATTTAAAAAGGAAAATTTATGAATACTGTCCGAATGCCACAATTATTGAGTGCAATACTCCTACTAACGGACAAGCAGAGTCCGTCTTACAAGCACAACTTTTTCTAGATGAGAATAAACCCTTATTGATATTTAATGGGGATACCTTTCAAATGGCGCCTAATTTAGAAAAAAGCATAATGGATGCAGATGAGAAAGGGGTGGTTTTTACCTTTAAATCAGAAAACACCGCTTATAGCTATGTTGAAATGGATCAAGACCTTATAGTAAAAAGGATCAAAGAAAAAGCTGTAATTTCCACTAATGCTTCTACTGGACTTTATTATTTCACACAGACCAAAAGGTTCATTGATTACACCATTCAACGATTAGAACAAAGGGAAACAAATAACGAGATCTATATTTCACATGTAATTCAGGATCTGATTTCTAATGGTGATGTCTTTCTTGGATCAGAGGTCGAAACTTGTTTTCCTTTAGGGACACCTACTGAGTTAAAGAACTTTTTAGATGAGGGGGTTTATAGTGTTTAACTACAAAGTTTTTATTGGATTAAGTGGAGGTTTAGGTCCAGTTACTCGAACATTCCCCATTGCTGAGGAATTTAAGAATGCCGGAGCAGAAGTCTGTTTTAGTGTCTATGATGATAACGCTAGGAAGCATTTGAAGAAATCAGGGTATCGAGTTTTTGCCGATGACGACCAAACCCTACCCGATTCACGGCTTACTATTGAACCTGGTCCTGTTTTTTATAACTTGGATCATTATTTTGCTCAAATGGGCTTTTTGGATCCAAATTACACGAAAAAATGGATTATGAATCGTATAAAGATTATACAAACCTATAGGCCCCATCTAATCGTCACCGATTTAAGCCCGCATACTATGATTGCTGCAAAGTACTTAAAGATCCCTGTGTTATCCCTTGTACAGAGTTGCTTACATCCTGATGGATTACCATTTCAAGGGGAGGTGCCACGAAATCTTCCTAAAGTGACGCCTGTTTTTAATCAAATATTAGATCAATTAGGACTTGATCCCATAAATCGTATGGAGGATTTATGTGTTGGGGACAAAACCATTGTACCCAGCTTTCCAGAAATCGATCCGATCGACAATCCAACTGTCGAATATGTAGGGCCTATTGACTCGAACTTTTTACAGTATAAATCCAACCATAGCTTTAAGGACAACTATATCCTCGTTTATCCTGGACGCCTTAGAGATTCGGCTGGTGATACGGGCATAAAAATTGTTGAAAAGGTCATCAATGCCAGTCGACAATTACCAGATCAAGAATTTATCCTCGCTACAAACGAATCATTAACAGCCCTTTCCTCAGAAATACATGAAAATGTTAAGGTGGTTCCTAGTTTCACCACTCACATGCTGCAAAATGCTTCATTGTTCATCCATCATGGAGGCCATGGAAGTTGTCTTTCCTCCATTAAATATAGAGTTCCTTCTCTCATCCTTCCGACCCATAGTGAACGTTATTTTAATGCCAAAAGAATAAGCCAACTAGGTGTAGGCGACTATTTGTTGCCCGATATGGTGACAGACGATCATTTTATTAAGATGCTTAAGTATATGATCGGTGATCCATCTTATTCTGCTAATTTACGAGATTACAATATCGAGATAGCAAGTAGAAAATATAAAGGTGAACGACGTGCTTTTGATATAGCAAACTCCATACTTAAAAGAAAACAAAAGAGGGAATCTAAGTGATATTTGGTGTAGGGATTGATTTACAAGAACTAAAACAGTTTCAAAAAGTGGTCGATAGAAGAGAGGAGGCTTTTTTAGAGAAAGTATTTACAGAGCGGGAATTGAAATACTCTAGGCAGAAGAATTTTATTCAATCTTTGGCAGGGCGTTGGGCTGTAAAAGAGGCTTTTTTAAAAGCCATGGGAACAGGAATTCAAAACGTGAGATCTCTTAAAGAAATTGAAATTATAAATCTTCACAATGGTAAGCCATATATAAACTTAACTGGGGAACTTAAATCGAAATGTAACCTACTGAATATAAAAGTTGATGCTAGTATTTCCCATTCAAAGGATTATGCAACGGGTATGGTTGTGTTAAGCGTAGACAAAAGTTCCCCCTGTTATAAATCTTAATCAAAACGTTGACTCCATAGGCTTTTATGCTGATTAATTTATAGTAAGGTGTGACCAAACTGAAGATACTTATCGTGTTAGATGCTAGTATTACTCCATTAGATCTTCAAAGGGAAAGTGAAGTCTTAGAAATCAACCAAGTCAAGACTGCAGAACAATTTGATGAATTAGTACAAAAAGTTAAAAAAAATACATTCTATAGCATGGTGGTTTTTCTCTCAGCAAACCAATCCTTACCCGTAGAATGGATGTTGAATCAATTTACTGAAACTCCTTATGTCGTTTTTATCGGAATAAAAGGAAATAAATTACTTCCCATCTATAACTATTTGGAAACCGTGGGATTAATGTCGACTGTGAAATCTTCCAATCAAAAATACGACAGTCTTCTTCCGTCGATCATTAATTATCTACATGAAAATATTGAAAACAGCTCTTTTAACTTATTAACTGTTTCAGAGAAATTTAACATAAGTTCATCCTATCTCTCAAAAATATTTAAAAAGTACTATGGAATTGGTATTAAGCAATACTTGATTAAGCAACGAATTAACAAGGCTAAATTAATGCTGCAAAATGGCTTTTCCGTAACCTATACATGCAAGAAGGTAGGTTATGGCGACTTAACGCATTTCTCTAAAACCTTCAAAAAAATGGAGGGAATAAGTCCCTTGAATTATAAGAAACGAGTCTATGTAGATAGGAAAGATTCTAAGAGATAATATAATGCATCAAAATTTAAGGAAAGCTGGACCTTCATTATATTGGTTCCGGCTTTTGTTTAAATAAGACGTTCGTGCTCATACATCTTCAAAGCAGTCACCCCTCATAAATCCTCCGTTTATAAAACATCTCCCTATGATAGGTTATAAAACGTACAGCAAGCGATTTTCTCTTTCTTCTTTAAAAAACATCCTTAGCTCCCATTCGAAAACTTACTATTTTCCTAAAACATTCATAAGTGCCCTACAACCCATTTTAAGCAGTTTTTTGAGGTGAAGTGAACATAAAAAAACTAAACTCAGCCCTTTTAAAACAGAGCGTCCACTCTCCTCTTTATGACATGATAGAAGTGTTCCGGGACACCACTAACTAAGGAGGGTTTTAAATTGAAAAATTTACAAAAGGTTTTAAAGAAGAAGTTATCACTTGAAACATCTACAAGCCGCACCATTTTAGAATTGGTAGATGGGCGTCGTGAAGAATTGGTTTTTAATCAAGTCCGTCCAACAGAATTTACAGTTAGTGATTCCAATTTCAATCTTAAGTCAGGTGTAAACGTTGAAATTGAAATTGAGAATGTTGATTTGGTAGCTGCTTCAAAAACACTTTGGCCTAATGCAGAAATTCGAGTGCGTGGAGGTCTTAACGGTCAAGGAGCACCAATCAAAGCACATGCAACCATCCCAGCTAACAAAGTAATTGTTGATGGGGTAGATGCAGAATCGTTCCTATACTGGGTCATTGAAACACCAGAGGGGAATTTCCATAACAAACAACCTATCCACATGAAAGGCCATATCACTGGTCTTCCTCCAAAAGATGCAACATTCAATTCTCAAGACGTTGTTCCAATCTTTGATGCTAACGATCAGCAAGTGGGTACACTTTACAGCTGCTTGCAATCTAACTAAAGAAATAAAAGGATAAAGGGTCATATTATGGCCCTTTATTTTTCAAAAGGAGTTTACTAATGTATGACCTCATAATTGTTGGAGCAAGGTGTTCAGGAGCTTCTTTAGCAATCTTTCTTGGACGACTAGGGTATAACATACTCTTAGTGGACCGGGCAACACATGTAGGACCGACGCTATCCACACATATAATCGGTGAGGTTGATGTTTATCAACATTTGCGAATAGAAAAGAGGATGAACAGCAGTGGGGCTCCCTTTCTCACGAGGTTCCGTGTAAATGTAGACAGCCATTTATTTGAATCAGATCTTATTGTTACGGAAAGGGCAATGAGCGTGAGGCGAGAATTGCTCGATTCCTATTTGATGGAAGAGGTAAAAAAACTTCCAAACATTAAGGTTGAGTTAGCCATCAACATCAAGGATGTAATAAAAAGCAATGAGAAAATCACTGGTGTTATTGGAATTGATGAAAATGGAAACGAAAAAAGATATCAAGGGAAAGTGGTCGTTGGTGCCGATGGACGTAACTCTACAATTGCCTCTCTCACAAATGCACGAATAGAACAACAAAGCTCCATTGATGAATTAGCGGTTTTATATGGGTATTTTTCAGGCATACAGCCTCTCCCGGTAGGGACGATAGAATGGTATTGGACGAAAGACTCGATCGCCATTTGTAATCCAATAGATGGAGGAAAGCATTGCATTGCCTTTATGTTTCATCCTTCAAACTTTAAATCATGGTGTAATGTAGATGAATTTAGTTGTAAGATATCCAAGCTAAATATGTTATCGCCCCGTATTACCAACCTATCCCTGGAGGGGAATTTGAAGGGAATAAAACGTATCAATAGTTATGTCAAAAATACACATGGTGAAGGATGGGTTCTGGTAGGAGATGCAAGTGCAAATATCCATCCAATCAGTGGTGTAGGTATAGATAATGCAATATGCACCTCAGAAGTTTTGGCGATTCAGCTCGATAAATACCTTCGCAACCAAGAAAGCTGGACCGATGTTATGACTGAATATAAGAAGTACAGAGATGAACGGATTTATCCTCAGTTTTACGCCTCTCAAAAGACACAAGCTCTCCATAAAACAGCTATTACAGAATCACAAAATAGCGCTACAAGTATGCTTTGCACTTTTCCGAGCCTGGCCAAAAATTTAACCATCAGGTCTGAAGCTATTCTTCAAATTTTACAGGAGGATGAACATGAATAAACAATCCTATTTTCAAATCGAGACATATCTGGAGGCACCGATTGAGCAAGTATGGTGGTCTGTGTCTACCCCTGAAGGGATGAATACTTTTCTTACTTATAAATCTGAATCCTCAGGAGATGCCTCTTCTCCAAAGGTTGGGGATCGATTTTTTTTGAATTACGGAGACATTGAAAATGAACAGATCGTTTTAGAATATGTAGAGAATCAAGCCTTTAAAGTGTTTGATTCGTATAAATCGATTT
Coding sequences:
- a CDS encoding acyl carrier protein — its product is MSYEMKKHRILELIAEMVEVDVSEVKEDSSFADLGIDSLMALELAVYLERDYNIFIQEQELMSLRKVEDLLRFLNTN
- a CDS encoding DUF1702 family protein, giving the protein MIKFLKHYFHGDYPFFKKRFLCILFHFFSGALLAFLIPSVKFLRFLIEHISPSFYRGFTDEGAGIGFGMRAHFFKKRGTSFETSITSLTSRSIYQYYVGLGWWLHYRYRYNVRKYDEWISQLHFKYALILFDGVGFKVGLFTFYHNKNSLAVLEHFTVPQQRVCYQGFGRSLWFQSNFNWQMAQTELDRLGKDHPFRNDILSGLGLAVSYSKFDDLSLGSTILSTLSSEDKSSFAQGLAFGLEARKKQNPELWENTIGTLPIGLKDQVNGLIQIVHQVEEELDLYCTDRNYYLLWIDKIRNTLEGDNRI
- a CDS encoding CRTAC1 family protein — its product is MIKLFAKKVALLVLVGLVVLLSACQQDSDVDYGFKFKDITQSTNINFTHQKPQFDKKVSNVMPWLASTGAGVFLNDYNNDGKIDVYLINSKKESSNKLYKNKGNNTFEDVTDQAGIGDVNKEGISETALWFDYDNDGFQDLFVGAWGKSQLFKNNGDGTFKNVTESSGVKAKGYASKAIAIDYNRDGNLDLYIGNYFRKDVNLWNLKSTKIFHDDFEKARNGGVNYFFKNNGDGTFTEIGKKLNLDDSGWTLATGMADINNDGFPDIYNANDFGADSLLINKAGKRFENVTQHRGIGEDTYKSMNVDFADVFHDGNLANYVSNISKQKYLLEGNQLWHMNSKGKYIDRAKELDIFQSGWSWGARFFDVNNSGNMSLVVTNGFITGKSKETYWFDMGTLATTPGKIVEDAKNWPAIGDKDMSGHEQKSLFLNQGGDTFPDVAKEVGITFKYDGRGVAVGDFDNNGTLDLFFANQGAKPKVYSNIQKKPTNWIKIDLKGTAPSNREAIGARLTFNNNGVKTVVEKDGGNSFGSQSDPRIHIGLGKSETLDQLDIRWPSGKKEVFKNIKSNQILSIVEGKGSYKVISKK
- a CDS encoding Gfo/Idh/MocA family protein, yielding MINKLRVGIIGCGKITQVRHLPEYLEREEVEVVGLCDENLERASALASTYNIPFVTNQADDIIYHPDIQAVSVCTPNKFHAEQSIKALKQNKHVLVEKPVATSIQELNEMYGAALENDKLLIVGHNQRFDPVHLKAKKMITEGSIGNILQFTSNYQHPGPKYWSLDGDHSWFFNQQLSSFGVVGDLGIHKVDLMQWILEDVFSEWKVFKNAVLDDRAVISLKTQSGVVGSINVSWNNPLQDHRTVIYGDKGIMTFGEEFHILKVEKFDGEIIEVKIEPILRRDGKPSSCVIDHFLDCILYGISQVVNPRHVINSLEIITS
- a CDS encoding RNA polymerase sigma factor: MNTIDDIIVQTRKIHTEFDSTIQPYKIDLWRYCKYLTGSPWEGEDLFQETLLKAFTSLTQIWNAMDPKAYLFRIATNNWIDHLRKQKKEVEYITTDDEIYDESRLSEYEIREALESLLLNLTPKQATIFLLIDVFSFTGTEVASMTNMSESAIYTSLHRSRKKLKTPVKKEVRIRESMSSSESILDKYLVYFNNSDVEGLLNLMTETVEFDVTPGFIEFSKHEVRNGSLKFGLPGHLGKRVMLWGKEVNIVLAKKDDTYELHDINYQEVSEDKIVFHKSYFFCKELMSEAAKELKIPLQLDKPPVDWR
- a CDS encoding M2 family metallopeptidase translates to MYPNISSKLLLLTEALHTQYKQYMYALWMTLTTNDDSWKNKLQEEGLRYNQLLLSDSVVSLTQSPGTSDMNYSTLRQISAFKNEGLEVSCDTSYQGGYMELWNKVTSKIFTYKTFFKGRAIDENEVLTHLQTSTNSKDREQLWMGKMKLGDVIEGDLLELVSMRNKIAQEKGFSHFYELKLKSQELELDDLTNVIHKLREHLDEDFTLIKSQIDNELKDKFNLQNDPMPWHYNHPFFQETHVNFMSDKSLTKAKVIKALQGWFSDKGLDIQGIVNRSKISNHPHNSTANYCLNIDREEDIRISSCFQQNQKSVALLLHELGHALYEFNISPDVPFILRKTSQPFINEAVALYFERLAYKKSWFTTTIGQTTSLIPFIQSKQYFINTLLKLYEAISVTTFEYELYANPSQNLNKLWWDIVEDTQRLKRPDNWDHAYWANKTQLTTLPVHSSHSLFGEVLSSQFHVLLHRTFGDSTNDESLRYLKENIFSKGNSVYWKRLLFDAFKSDIMPEYLIHEIQNNIRDEL
- a CDS encoding HAD hydrolase family protein, encoding MRIVVDLDGTICELKKTGETYQDVKPKENAIETLHALKDLGHEIVIYTARRMRTHSGNVGKVTADIGDLTIEWLKNYNVPYDELVFGKPYGHVYIDDLAHRFTNWEDIQYQIHKGVYS